A stretch of Vigna angularis cultivar LongXiaoDou No.4 chromosome 4, ASM1680809v1, whole genome shotgun sequence DNA encodes these proteins:
- the LOC108330645 gene encoding serine/threonine-protein kinase RIPK produces the protein MTLMKSIWKSIFPGCYKGEYPSPKPKKVVATKPNSSHRISVTDLSYPSTTLSEDLSISLAGTNLHVFSLAELKIITQSFSSSNFLGEGGFGPVHKGFIDDKLRHGLKAQPAAVKLLDLDGSQGHKEWLTEVVFLGQLRHPHLVKLIGYCCEEEHRLLVYEYLPRGSLENQLFRRFTASLPWSTRMKIAVGAAKGLAFLHEAEKPVIYRDFKASNILLDSDYNAKLSDFGLAKDGPEGDDTHVSTRVMGTHGYAAPEYVMTGHLTAMSDVYSFGVVLLELLTGRRSVDKNRPPREQNLVEWARPMLNDSRKLSRIMDPRLEGQYSEMGTRKAAALAYQCLSHRPRSRPSMSTVVKTLDPLQDFDDIPMGTFVYTAPQDHNNEVHRDAKDQCETPRRRENDSNGRHHHRNRNLNRHHPLKSPKSPKPQQSHTHLRSPNDHNNKHRNGRRIGSNSPPGTINI, from the exons ATGACCCTCATGAAAAGCATATGGAAATCCATCTTCCCGGGTTGTTACAAGGGTGAGTATCCATCTCCGAAGCCAAAGAAGGTGGTGGCTACAAAGCCAAATTCTTCTCACAGGATTTCTGTGACGGATTTGAGTTATCCAAGCACGACTCTTTCAGAGGATCTCTCCATTTCTCTGGCGGGGACCAACCTCCATGTTTTCTCACTTGCTGAGCTCAAGATCATCACGCAGTCTTTCTCTTCTAGCAACTTTCTAGGAGAAGGTGGATTCGGACCAGTGCATAAAGGGTTCATCGATGACAAGCTCAGGCATGGCCTTAAGGCTCAACCCGCGGCTGTTAAGCTCTTGGACTTGGATGGCTCGCAGGGCCACAAAGAGTGGTTG ACCGAAGTTGTTTTTCTGGGGCAACTGAGGCATCCACATCTGGTGAAGCTGATAGGATACTGTTGTGAAGAAGAACACAGACTTTTGGTATATGAATATTTACCAAGAGGCAGCTTGGAGAATCAATTATTTAGAA GATTCACAGCATCACTACCATGGTCAACGAGAATGAAAATTGCTGTTGGGGCTGCCAAGGGTCTAGCCTTTCTTCACGAAGCCGAGAAACCAGTCATCTATAGAGATTTCAAAGCTTCCAACATCTTGTTAGACTCT GATTACAATGCAAAGCTATCAGATTTTGGGTTGGCAAAAGACGGTCCCGAAGGTGATGACACCCACGTTTCAACACGAGTAATGGGCACACATGGATACGCAGCCCCAGAATATGTGATGACAG gtCACTTGACAGCAATGAGTGATGTGTATAGTTTTGGGGTAGTGCTGTTGGAGTTGCTGACAGGGAGAAGGTCAGTGGACAAGAACCGTCCTCCAAGGGAACAGAACCTAGTGGAGTGGGCAAGGCCAATGCTGAATGATTCAAGGAAACTGAGTAGGATAATGGACCCTAGACTTGAAGGGCAGTATTCAGAAATGGGGACCAGAAAAGCAGCTGCATTGGCTTACCAATGTCTCAGCCACAGACCTAGGAGCAGACCCTCCATGAGCACAGTGGTTAAGACCCTTGATCCACTTCAGGATTTTGATGACATTCCAATGGGAACATTTGTTTACACTGCTCCACAAGATCATAACAATGAAGTGCATAGGGATGCAAAGGATCAATGTGAAACACCTAGAAGGAGGGAAAACGACAGCAATGGCCGACACCATCACAGGAACCGCAACCTTAACAGGCATCATCCTCTAAAGTCCCCAAAGAGCCCCAAGCCACAACAATCACACACACATTTACGTTCACCGAATGATCACAACAACAAACACAGAAATGGTAGACGAATTGGATCAAACTCTCCTCCAGGAACCATTAATATATAG